In the Verrucomicrobiia bacterium genome, one interval contains:
- a CDS encoding carbohydrate kinase family protein → MSFLEGESPVLDAVGVGALNLDRITAVGEDYGIDSDNTFVAEHTDRHVGGSATNTLVAMARHASVGMNCVTGENPNGLCVLEELERRGVYTDGLVRVIPGADTPLTEVIVYKGGGRFILNSITPNSATNQYGEQDAARVTELTAQRPDTLVHAATFLRDKQTQILQNTLKKVSDNGAPVSFSPGALYTFGLDTDGRQVSLLERNQDLFEPVTYLFVNKDEVSGLMEMDYEAAALAYLRRFQRCKSAVITLGAGETIGRDENLYMSVAYVRDEDDLTVHAVAAPWWEPPGAQREDALPIVDTTGAGDSVVAGTLLDIIAKKPWHEVGNTATIMARLCISEYGPTVAVPSPEELEAHYATTKLPMVRTLRL, encoded by the coding sequence ATGAGTTTTCTAGAAGGAGAGAGCCCGGTTCTTGACGCTGTTGGTGTGGGTGCTCTTAATCTAGATAGAATCACTGCAGTGGGGGAAGACTACGGGATTGATAGCGACAATACATTCGTGGCTGAGCACACAGACAGGCATGTAGGTGGTTCGGCCACCAACACCCTTGTTGCCATGGCTCGGCACGCGTCTGTGGGTATGAACTGCGTTACGGGGGAGAACCCCAACGGTCTCTGTGTGCTTGAAGAGCTGGAACGTAGGGGTGTTTATACTGATGGTTTAGTGCGCGTTATTCCTGGGGCCGATACTCCCCTTACTGAAGTAATTGTGTACAAAGGGGGTGGCCGGTTTATTCTGAACTCAATCACTCCCAACAGTGCAACTAACCAGTATGGTGAACAGGATGCGGCTAGAGTTACTGAGCTAACCGCACAGCGGCCGGACACCCTAGTGCACGCTGCAACTTTCCTAAGGGACAAGCAGACTCAAATATTACAAAATACACTGAAAAAAGTAAGCGATAATGGTGCTCCTGTAAGTTTTTCGCCCGGGGCACTTTATACTTTTGGTCTCGATACGGACGGTCGTCAAGTATCATTGCTGGAACGAAATCAAGACCTCTTTGAGCCAGTTACTTATTTATTCGTGAATAAAGATGAAGTGAGTGGGCTGATGGAAATGGACTACGAAGCAGCGGCTTTAGCCTACTTGCGCCGCTTTCAAAGGTGCAAGTCGGCAGTAATTACCCTTGGAGCGGGTGAGACGATTGGTCGGGATGAGAACTTGTACATGAGCGTAGCGTATGTGCGTGACGAGGACGACCTGACTGTTCACGCCGTAGCGGCCCCATGGTGGGAGCCGCCAGGAGCACAGAGGGAGGACGCGCTGCCAATAGTAGATACAACTGGTGCTGGTGACTCGGTGGTTGCCGGCACGCTCCTGGATATTATTGCCAAGAAGCCTTGGCACGAGGTAGGTAATACGGCAACCATCATGGCACGTTTGTGCATAAGTGAATATGGCCCTACGGTGGCAGTACCCTCCCCTGAAGAGCTAGAGGCTCACTACGCCACCACCAAACTTCCCATGGTACGTACTCTACGGTTGTGA
- a CDS encoding inositol monophosphatase translates to MNKEYLDFATSLAHQAGDIMLAHFQFGVSYERKADKTHLTIADTAINKMVVDKVASTFPEHRVLGEEESSVANDSEFVWVCDPIDGTTSYVFGLATNVFSLVLVHKGIPLLGVVYDPHMKRLFTAEKGQGAYMNGERLRVNSLTVEESVIGCTGKRSKTVDSAGLHAAIERTAHRMMFLGCVVYEGMLTAAGHMGGHVYSGSNPYDGVASALFVKEAGGKVTNLLGEDQKYDREIKGIVATNGVVHDDILRLVQKSLLQK, encoded by the coding sequence ATGAACAAGGAGTATCTAGATTTTGCCACGTCCCTGGCTCATCAAGCTGGTGATATTATGCTCGCACATTTTCAATTTGGCGTGAGCTACGAGAGAAAAGCCGACAAGACTCATTTAACCATTGCCGACACTGCCATCAACAAAATGGTAGTAGACAAAGTGGCTAGTACTTTTCCTGAGCATAGGGTACTTGGCGAGGAAGAAAGCAGCGTAGCTAATGACAGTGAGTTTGTATGGGTCTGCGATCCAATCGATGGAACAACTTCTTACGTGTTTGGGCTAGCTACAAATGTGTTTAGCCTCGTCTTAGTTCACAAAGGTATCCCTTTGCTTGGGGTAGTGTACGATCCTCATATGAAACGCCTCTTTACTGCCGAGAAAGGTCAGGGCGCTTATATGAATGGCGAGCGTCTTAGGGTGAACAGCCTTACGGTCGAGGAGTCCGTCATTGGGTGCACGGGCAAAAGGTCCAAGACTGTAGACTCAGCTGGGCTTCATGCCGCTATTGAGCGCACAGCTCATAGAATGATGTTTCTGGGGTGTGTTGTTTATGAGGGCATGCTAACTGCCGCAGGACATATGGGCGGCCATGTTTACTCGGGCTCCAACCCCTATGACGGTGTAGCAAGTGCACTTTTTGTCAAAGAAGCTGGAGGCAAAGTGACCAACCTGCTTGGCGAGGACCAAAAGTACGATCGTGAGATCAAAGGCATAGTAGCTACAAATGGAGTTGTTCACGACGATATCCTACGCTTAGTCCAAAAGAGTTTACTTCAAAAGTAA
- a CDS encoding DMT family transporter, which produces MWFIFSALAGLLYTGDGLLRRHFLRKQKDAWAFSFFYSLVGAIVSFPLMLASPVLPTSIGPWLGALLVGLLIVGNNLLLFKAANHIEASIIGTLFKLKYVWIFALSILLLGNAFEWTKLGGVILTMAAGIIIMHRFKRPKDNTGVSLVLLATLFNALLIIASKYLLDYFNAPSLTFFATFLPALLLNFILMPRARSRIGSMFKADWKVVFGICAVGAAASLALNQALSLHDATSVIIISEVFLVLILAGEHLVLKEKEQLWVKLGSIMLAIAGAAMILL; this is translated from the coding sequence ATGTGGTTTATCTTTTCAGCACTTGCTGGCTTGTTGTATACGGGCGATGGTTTGCTCCGGCGCCACTTTCTACGCAAGCAAAAGGACGCATGGGCATTCTCCTTTTTCTATAGTCTTGTCGGAGCTATTGTCAGCTTTCCCCTCATGCTCGCATCGCCCGTTCTGCCGACCTCGATTGGCCCTTGGCTGGGCGCACTGCTGGTAGGCTTGCTCATAGTTGGCAATAATCTTCTGTTATTCAAAGCCGCCAACCATATCGAAGCATCAATAATCGGCACTCTGTTCAAATTAAAATACGTCTGGATATTCGCGCTCAGTATCCTACTTCTTGGTAATGCTTTTGAGTGGACAAAACTCGGAGGCGTAATCCTGACTATGGCCGCGGGCATCATCATTATGCATCGGTTTAAGCGGCCGAAAGACAATACGGGCGTTTCTCTCGTATTGCTGGCTACATTGTTTAACGCCCTGCTTATCATCGCGTCCAAGTATCTACTGGACTATTTCAACGCACCAAGCCTAACCTTCTTTGCTACCTTTTTGCCCGCTCTGCTATTGAATTTTATTCTCATGCCCAGGGCAAGATCGCGCATAGGAAGTATGTTTAAGGCAGACTGGAAGGTAGTTTTTGGGATATGCGCCGTAGGGGCAGCAGCTAGCTTGGCACTCAATCAGGCGCTCTCTCTGCATGACGCAACGAGTGTCATTATCATTAGTGAGGTATTCTTGGTGCTCATTCTCGCGGGAGAGCACCTTGTACTGAAAGAGAAAGAACAGCTTTGGGTTAAACTTGGCAGTATCATGCTTGCGATAGCCGGCGCTGCAATGATCTTACTCTAA
- a CDS encoding MFS transporter, with protein MFYWPILYPLMSSRGLDLHKIGLFLIFSNCITLLLEIPSGLLADRWSRKGVALASIGSLLIGTLLLSRAQVFLDFLLSAVFVSAYFALSSGMKEAMMYDLLLEYNERPTYEKQLGRLKGISAIGNIVSSLCGGLIAAATSFAVPFYMTAVSCVLAIPFLLRFKEPQLHKEVETSRLLKHIADLFRYLGSHKEMRWLVITSVLAGIEFSFMSELDQFWPLALGLALAWYGPLNALLMVGIGLAEPIAAWTAKNYRRSAIIAAASIIAAVGLLIENIWIVAFSEFLLVAMATSLRVVLSGRIQDGLPSSHRSGAESAVSTIASLIFIGVTFMFSHLANTYSVFVAAWIVVAVAVLTAIGIYSSLYLRQSATAAPPQNQ; from the coding sequence ATGTTTTATTGGCCCATCTTGTATCCCCTTATGAGTAGCAGGGGACTCGACCTACATAAGATCGGTTTGTTTTTGATATTTTCGAACTGTATCACACTCCTGTTGGAGATACCCTCCGGGTTGCTAGCTGACAGATGGAGCCGCAAGGGTGTGGCACTGGCAAGCATCGGCTCATTGCTAATCGGGACACTTTTACTCTCACGCGCACAAGTCTTTCTGGACTTCTTGCTCAGCGCCGTGTTTGTCAGCGCTTATTTTGCGCTCAGTTCAGGCATGAAAGAAGCTATGATGTATGATCTGTTGCTTGAATATAACGAACGTCCGACATATGAGAAGCAGCTTGGACGCTTGAAGGGTATTAGTGCCATTGGGAATATCGTGAGCTCGCTATGCGGGGGGCTCATTGCCGCAGCCACGAGCTTTGCTGTGCCTTTTTATATGACCGCCGTTAGCTGCGTGCTGGCAATTCCATTTTTGCTGCGCTTCAAGGAACCCCAATTGCACAAGGAGGTAGAGACATCGCGCCTTCTAAAGCACATTGCTGATTTGTTTCGCTATCTTGGAAGCCACAAGGAAATGCGCTGGCTCGTTATTACAAGTGTGCTGGCTGGCATTGAATTTTCATTTATGAGCGAGCTGGACCAGTTCTGGCCGTTGGCACTAGGGTTAGCCTTGGCATGGTATGGGCCATTAAACGCATTATTGATGGTAGGGATCGGGCTAGCTGAGCCTATAGCGGCATGGACAGCAAAGAATTATCGACGCAGCGCCATCATAGCCGCCGCATCGATTATTGCCGCTGTTGGGTTACTCATAGAAAATATTTGGATCGTTGCTTTTAGCGAGTTCCTATTGGTCGCCATGGCTACGTCTCTACGAGTTGTGCTGAGTGGACGGATCCAGGATGGGCTGCCATCATCGCATCGTTCGGGGGCTGAGTCGGCCGTGAGCACCATTGCGAGTCTGATTTTTATCGGTGTAACATTCATGTTTTCTCATTTGGCCAACACTTATTCCGTGTTTGTCGCGGCATGGATAGTGGTCGCCGTGGCAGTACTGACCGCTATTGGCATTTACTCGAGCCTGTACCTCCGCCAGTCCGCTACCGCTGCACCACCGCAAAATCAGTAA
- a CDS encoding glycerophosphodiester phosphodiesterase, protein MHITQNFRDYGKQLSFIVATLLIALVVPASAAAAPNPWTGRRVLNIAHQGGEFEAPSDTLFAFKTAVDKGADVLELDVHATADGEIVALHDATVDRTTNGTGRVDQQTLAQLKALDAAYWFATNCGTCHDQPAGNYTYRGYATGTPIPPELSAYQANDFRVPTLREVLQTFPDKLINIEIKATTPDTTPYENKVAALMNEFGRNTDTIVVSFNDASMALFKLNQTAVSAAPGIVTTGVFWAATQSILPGIPLPGYHALQVPTSYQGLNIVSQPFITKAHNNNLAVHVWTIEDRAQMEQLIDQGVDGIMTNRPTLLEEVLTEKGVRYEP, encoded by the coding sequence ATGCACATTACACAAAACTTTCGTGACTATGGTAAACAGCTTTCTTTTATAGTCGCCACGTTACTTATAGCGCTGGTGGTACCAGCTTCGGCCGCAGCTGCGCCAAATCCGTGGACGGGCAGGCGAGTTCTTAATATTGCTCACCAGGGTGGGGAGTTTGAGGCACCGTCTGATACACTGTTTGCTTTTAAAACTGCCGTAGACAAGGGCGCAGATGTTCTGGAACTGGATGTACATGCTACCGCCGACGGCGAGATCGTTGCCCTGCACGATGCCACAGTAGACCGCACCACTAACGGCACCGGACGCGTAGACCAGCAAACGCTGGCGCAGCTAAAGGCACTAGACGCCGCCTACTGGTTTGCCACCAACTGTGGCACCTGCCATGACCAACCGGCTGGCAACTATACCTACCGTGGATATGCTACGGGCACACCCATTCCACCAGAGCTAAGCGCCTACCAAGCCAACGACTTCCGTGTTCCTACCTTGCGTGAAGTCCTGCAAACTTTCCCGGACAAGCTGATCAATATCGAAATAAAAGCCACCACGCCAGACACTACACCGTACGAAAATAAAGTAGCGGCCCTCATGAATGAGTTTGGTCGCAACACAGACACTATTGTCGTGTCATTCAACGACGCTTCTATGGCACTGTTCAAACTAAATCAGACAGCAGTCAGCGCCGCTCCCGGCATTGTCACCACCGGCGTTTTCTGGGCCGCTACCCAGAGTATTCTGCCCGGCATACCGCTGCCTGGCTACCACGCGCTGCAAGTACCCACCTCCTACCAGGGCCTCAATATTGTGTCGCAGCCGTTCATAACCAAGGCGCACAACAATAACTTGGCCGTACATGTCTGGACTATCGAAGATCGAGCCCAAATGGAGCAGCTGATCGACCAAGGTGTCGATGGCATCATGACCAATCGCCCTACACTTCTAGAAGAAGTCCTGACAGAGAAGGGTGTCCGATACGAACCGTAA